The window ccccttgcTTATtccaataaacacacatttcCAGTTCAGCtttactgtttctttttatttcaaaacctGAAGTGTTGTGAAACTGCGAGACGTGTGTGTGCTACAAGACGTGTGCATactggacagacacacattagTTCACTTTAGGGTGACGGAAATCACGGCCAGCGAACTTCGCCTTTTCTCCCAGTTCCTCCTCAATCCTAGAGAGGGGAAAACTCAAATTAGCATGTGTCACAAAAGGAGCTCATTAACATAATTTGGTTACCGTGACATTGCTGACCTCATCAGCTGGTTGTATTTGGCCAGCCTCTCTGACCTGCAGGGCGCGCCAGTCTTGATCTGTTTAAGCAAAAACCCCAttagcagagggagagagagcgagagcgagagagagagcgagagcgagggagggagcgcTTACCTGTCCAGTGCAAAGACCAACAACCAGGTCAGCAATGAAGGTGTCCTCTGTCTCACCTGAGCGATGACTCACCATCACACCCCAGCCATTAGACTGGGCCAGTTTACAgctgagagcgagagagagggagcgagcgagAGCGTTAGGCTGGCTGAGCTGCACATGCCCACAACACAAACTTCTGATGCTCCAGATGCCTGTAAATCTACAGCACTGTGGCAGAGCTGCGTGGGGGGACCCTGGGCCCTGTGGCAGAGCTGCGTGGGAGGCGCATATACTCACGCCTGTATGGACTCGGTGACGCTGCCAATCTGGTTGACCTTCAGCAGCAGGCAGTTGCAGGCCTTCTTCTCCACGGCCTGCTGGATGCGTTTGGGGTTGGTCACGGTCAGGTCGTCCCCGACAACCTGGATGTCCACAGAGCCAGTGAACTTTGTCCAGTTCTCCCAGTCATCCTGGTCAAAGGGGTCCTCAATGGACATCACTGCAGAGCAGACCCCAACAAtcaacattttatataatgtatagaaaaaacaaaacacaacacaacacaaacacactgtctggtgtgtgtgcgtaccggGGTAGTTCTTGATGAAGCTCTTGTACAGGTCGCCCAGCTGCTCTCCTGTGATGTGCCGTGATGGGTCGTCAGGGGATTTGAAGTCCAGGTCATATTTTCCTGCTTTATGGAACTCCGACGCAGCCACATCCATCCCAATAATGATCTTATCAGGATACCCAGCCTTCTCTATGGCAGACTTCAGCAGCTCCagtgctaaaacacacacacacacacacacacacacacacacacacacacacacacatcaacaccaacaccaacacagcCAGCCTTTTCAGTAGCAGACTTCAGCAGCTCCAgggctggaacacacacacacacgcgcacacacaactaGCACAACTAACACGCGCACAActaacacacgcgcacacgcgcacaactaacacacgcgcacacgcgcacaactaacacacacgcacacgcgcacaactaacacacacacacgcgcacaactaacacacacacacgcgcacaactaacacacacacacacgcgcacaactaacacacacacacgcgcacaactaacacacacacacgcacacaccctcattGTTCTCCAGAATGTTGGGAGCAAAGCCTCCCTCGTCACCCACGTTGGTGGCGTCTTTGCCGTATTTGGCTTTGATGACGTTCTTCAGGTTGTGGTAGACTTCGGCACCAATACGCATGGCCTCACTGAAACACCTCGCACCCACGGGCAGGATCATGAACTCCTGCATGGCCAGTTTATTCCCTGCGTGGGAGCCCCCGTTTATCACATTAAATGCCTGCACAGGAGAGAGGACGCACACACGGTGTTTGAGATTTGAGCGAAGTTCGCACTGATCATGTGCATTAGAATAAGAGCAGAATGTAAACGCAAGTGTCCTGACTGCTCACAGAAGCCTAACATGTCGTCGACTGGCCAGCCTCACCCCCAATCCCGACCCctaccacacgcacacaccggCACAGGCAGGATGACGTCCTTGTTCCCCGCCAGGTCAGCGATGTGACGGTAGAGTGGCACGCCCTTTTCCATCGCACCCGCCTTACAGACAGCCAAGGACACGCCCAGGATGGCATTGGCACCAAACTGagctacacacaaacaatagaGACCCAACTTCACACTTGACCATCCGTCgtgtctgttttatatatatatatatataaataaaaataaaaatacatacatttgttCTCAGTTCCATCAAGTTCCAGCATGAGCTTATCAATCTTCTCCTGTTCAACCACACTTACTTTCTgtcatcagagagaaagagagcgagagtgcAGGTGAATCACATGGCAGGTCAGTCCCATGCTCTGCTCTCGCATGTCTCTCATTGAGAGTGATGAGGTTTATGGTGTTTGTGACGGCACTCATGTCAGGGCAGGTGCACACGAGTGACCTCATGTCTGGGGCCCATGGTGGTCATTTCTAAGCTTCACCACTCTGGTGATTTAGTTTTACCTTTTCAATCAGTTTGGGAGCGATGTCCTTATTCACATGGTCCACAGCCTTCAGAGTTCctgtcacacgcacacacgcacacacgcacacttcaaTATTCTGAGTGATGGCGTGAATGCACAGGTGTTTCAGCACATGTAGCTGTTTGAGCAGTTGCATGTGCCCGAGTGTGAGagtgcacatgtacatacatgatgatatgtgcatgtgtatctgcgtgatggtatgtacatgtgtgattgtatgcatacacgtgtgcatgcatgattGTATGTACACGCATGTACCCGTGTGGTtttatttacatgcatgtgcatgcgtgacAGTATGTACACGCATGTACCCGTGTGGTtttatttacatgcatgtgcgtgcgcgaCTGTATGCACACGCATGTACCCGTGAGGTTGTATTTACATGCATGTACGTGCGCGACTGTATGCACACGCATGTACCCGTGAGGTTGTATTTACATGCATGTACGTGCGCGACTGTATGCACACGCATGTACCCGTGAGGTTGTATTTACATGCATGTACGTGCGCGACTGTATGCACACGCATGTACCCGTGAGGTTGTATTTACATGCATGTACGTGCATGTACCTTTGCCAAGGTAGCGGCTCTTGTCTCCGTCGCGCAGTTCCAGAGCCTCATGGACTCCTGTGGAGGCGCCACTGGGAACAGCAGCCCGAAAACGACCTGGGAGGGGCcaggaaagggggaggggccatgaATACCCATCTCATGTTCATTGGTCAGCTTGCAGAGTGGATGGTGCCAACTGTCCACGTGGCCCTCACAGaccaacagcaaacacaccATTTCATTCTTACATTTAGTTGATGGAAAACgaaataaatcaatacaatTTTGACAAACAGACGCTGGTATGTTATGGTCTTGCTCAACAATGATGATTAATAGGTGTGTCCAGAACACAGTCGTCTTCTAAagctggtctgggatcagtgtAAGCATACAACTGTCCTGGTTCCACCTTTCCCAACAACACTTAGCACTTCTTACTGAAGCACAGGAATACTGTCCTGTAATgcctccatgtgtgtgtgtgtgtgtgcgcacacacacacacacacacacacacacacacacacacacacacgtgtgcacatacacgcaccttTGGCAGTGTATAGGTCCACTTCCACAGTGGGGTTTCCTCTGGAGTCAAGGATCTCACGGGCAAGAATCTTAGTAATGGACATCCTGGGGCGGGGGGGGAGATCGATGAATCAAAATCTTCTGTATTCTCAAAAACACGTTCCAAACCCTATTTAGAGAGGAACAGTACAGACACGTGTGGTCCCATCTATACAGCTCAACCCAGagtacacactcactcattcactcactctctctcccccccccctcccccccaacatCTATCTGCCCTTTAAAcggcatgtgtgggtgtgtgtgcgcgcgtgtgtgtctagCTGACCTTTTCCGAGTCCTACTTAATCCTGACCTTTCTGTAGAAACATTCTGACcttggtgtgggtgtgcaagCCTGAAGGAGTTTGTGCGGACCAACCAAACGGCCCTGTCTGTTCTGTTGAGGAAGGCCAATTAAAGCCAACAGCTGACAGCATGTCCACAAGCCTGCACTACCAAACCCTGACGCCTTACAACTGGCTCTGACTTCTCTCCATAGGCAGCCAAGCACTAGGCTGTTCCACCCTCTGTAGCCCGAGAGTGGAGCTGCAGCTCCAATAGCCACAGTAACGAGGGGCTTACTAAATGACCAGTGTGCAAGTGTAATGATGCCCTAGAAACTAAACAAGAGCTTAATTCGCccaaataaacagatttaaacCGAATCAGTGGAGTAAAGAGTGCTGGGCTCGAGGGACTTCAACTACAGGATCAGAACATGCGCACGCAAGCGGACACTTCGCGTGCAGACAGCATCTCGCACTGGCTCGCGAGGTGACCCGCTCGTGTAGGTGCATTATATGGTTTAGGGTGTCGCGTTACACCAGAGACAAGCTGCGGAGCGCGTGAGTATCGCTGTGGCGTCTCATTCCTGCCCACGCTCACGGCACGCTACTCAAGCTCGACGGTCACGCGGGCCACGCCATGGCGCAACGAACGCGCAGGCTTGCCTAACCGGACTTTGGCCTAAGAGCGGAAGCCAGAGAATTAAAACACCAAACATGAtattttggtgttgtttttcatGGACTAGGCGCGACAACGAACTAGTATGCTCGCGATTAACTGCCACTTTAATTCCTTTGCACTTCTTTAGGCAATAATCTGTAACAATAATTTAGGCAATAATCTCCAACAATACATTGGGAAATAATATTTAAGGTATACAGCTTCGTCTTATCGACCTGTAGAGAACGCGCTCGGGTCAACCGGACCCCGTTACGTCGCGGAAGGTGAAGGTCGTTCTAGTTACAGTAGAAGGTTAAGGAGATGTCGCGCGAGCTTCTCCCTCCGCGTGCACGGGTTCTTAAGATCGCGTTAGGCAGCCCGTGCGCACCCGAGATCCGAGCGCCAAGCAGGAAGGAACTAGCGCTTAGATAAGTCAGATAAGTCAGCATGCGTGTGCAAgtctgacatgcacacaccgcTAACGCGGCGCGTTAGTgtgcattagggttagggcgtATTACCTGCGTGCTGCCTTGGAGCCCGTGCGTCGGGGTGGGCGACTGCAAGTGCACGCCCCAACTCCAACTACGCCATTTATAGAGGCGTACGGAGGCACGCTCCGCGACAGGGCCGTATATGGCGTGCACGTTAGGGAGCGTCTGACAACTGTTTACACGCGCTCTTTTAACGAAGGCTTTTATCTTAGAGTGCTCAAAAGAAAACTGGGACACCCGAGcctctttaaaatgtaaatgatgagGTCAGAGCCGCGGCGTAGTGTTGCACTGCACGGTGTGGCTATCAGGTGTGGCACAGGTGGAGCTGTTTCCATGTCCAGAGCCAATGATCCCTGGGAATCCTGGATTACGTGTGCCTGTAATCCAACACACCTAGCCTTCGCTCTCACCAGATTATAACAGCATATGGCATTGCTctcaaataatgaaaaaaatagaaTTGGGGCTGCCTCATGGAGGAGCACAGGGGTTAGGATAGATCTCAAGTGAGCGGGAGGTCACAAATGATTAGAACATTGGGgcattttttatattaaaatatttaatatattattatttataaaactaacatttcttttcttgtttctgaaaaaaaggaaacatccAGAGAGCCTCTATTGGCCAATCACACCCCTTACACTTTACATAAATGGCTTGGTCCTGACCATGAAGAAGCGTGAATGGAAGAGTATGTTCTGAATGAGGGGTGCTGATGGACCTTCTAACCTAAAGAAAAATCAAAacgaaaagaaagaaaagacagacaggaaagaaaGCTGACGGTGTGTCACTCAGTGTTTCACCAACAAAGGTGGGTGTAGTCCAGGAGTGCTGAACGTTAAACTGTTATCTTTGTCCACAGTGACATAGGAGACTTCTGCTTCTTTCATTAGTTGTCATATCTTTACagagtgtttacatttttcttttagacTCATTTAACAGTGACTTTACTAGCAAGAAGGCTCAGTGCACAGGGCCTTTAGTCACTACACACACCGTTACGGGCGTTCAGTCACTACACACACGGTTATGGGTGTTCAGTCACTACACACGTGGTTACGGGCGTTCAGTCACTACACACGCAGCTACGGGTGTTCAGTCACTACACACACGGCTACGGGTGTTCAGTCACTACACACACCGTTACGGGTGTTCAGTCACTACATACGCGGTTACGGGCGTTCAGTCACTACACGCAGCTACGGGTGTTCAGTCACTACACACACGGCTACGGGTGTTCAGTCACTACACACACCGTTACGGGTGTTCAATCACTACACACACCGTTACGGGCGTTCAGTCACTACACACACGGTTATGGGGTGTTCAGTCACTACACACACGGCTACGGGTGTTCAGTCACTACACACACCGTTACGGGTGTTCAATCACTACACACGCTGTTACGGGTGTTCAGTTACTACTGTCATTCAGAGTTTAAGCATGAgtgaatttattttacattaagtTCTAgttattcattaatattaagAAAGGATTATAGATGGTATCAGTTTTGCATCAAATAGTGAATTCCACTGTATACAGAATGTTGAATGTCTGCACAGTGCAATATGTTCAGGGTAGGCGTGGCCTGTGGTGGTGTAGGCATGGCCTGTGGTGGTATGTGGGTGTGGCATGTGGTGGTGTAGGCGTGGCCTGTGGAGGTGTGGCCTGTGGTGGTATGTGGGCGTGGCCTGTGCTGGTGGTGGGGCCCTGCTGGCTCCCCCATAGTCCAGCAAACAACTGAGGTCATTGAACAACTTAACATCTGTAAACAGGAGTTTATCATAACTGCTCATTAGAACAGCGTTGGGGCGCCTGCCTCTTCTGATAGGATTTTGAAAAGCCTCATCGGTCAGCTACATTGTTCCTcctctggggtgtgtgtgtgtgtgtgtatacatgcatgtgtgtataagaTTATTGTGGTCTGTTGTGCTGTACTGTTAGACATATTCAGTTGTCTTCATTTGTAGATGAAAGTGATTCACACTTTGACTGAAACTGTGTAAAATTTAGATGCTCCCTTGTAAAAATTGCCATTTCAATGAAAGGTCAGAGTTCACTTAAAATGGGAAACCTGAGAAGGGGTTTGAGTTCACAGTAAAAGAGgaaacaactgcacacacacacacacacacacacacacacacacacacgcatgtgcacatgtgcatgcacaagcacacacacacagaaccctttTTCTATTCTCTGGCTAAAATTATCTCCCCTAttatgagaggtgtgtgtgtgtatgtaaaaaaacaaacaacccagtTGCCCTCCTCTGggcggtctctctctctcaggtttgGGAGCGTGAGCGTCCTgtatagtatcttagctgttcccaggactgcactcttctggacggagatctcggatgttgttcctgggatctgctggtgtcattctcccagtttggggctGACAGCCCCTAGCGCTCCTGTTACCATGGGAATGACAGAGTTgtcttcaccttccacatcttttccagctatatatatatatatatatgtgtgtgtgtgtgtgtgtgtgtgtgtgtgtgtgttaggaacACGACAGCCCTGTAAGTGAGTTTCCACATTATTCCAGCTGTATATATGGTCTGTGTTGGGGGCGTCTGCATgcgtgtgaatgaatgtgtgttgggggaTCTGCATGCGTGTGAATGAATGCGTGTTGGGGGTCTGCATTCGTGTGAATGAATGCGTGTTGGGGGTTGGCATGCGTGTGAATGAATGCATGTTGGGGGGGTCTGTATGCGTGTGAATGAATGCGTGTTGGGGGTCTGCATGCGTGTGAATGAATGCGTGTTGGGGGTCTGCATGCGTGTGAATGAATGCGTGTTGGGGGTTGGCATGCGTGTGAATGAATGCATGTTGGGGGGTCTGTATgcgtgtgaatgaatgtgttgggggtctgcatgcgtgtgaatgaatgtgtgttgggggtCTGCATACGTGTGAATGAATGGGTGTTGGGGGTCTGCATGCGTGTGAATGAATGGGTGTTGGGGGTCTGcatgcgtgtgaatgtgtgttggggtctgcatgcatgtgaatgaatgtgttggGGGTCTGCATGCGTGTGAATGAAGGTGggtctgcatgcgtgtgcatgtgtgagaatgagtgtgttGCAGGGCgtctgcgcatgtgtgtgaatgagtgtgtgttgcggGGGCatctgcgcatgtgtgtgaatgagcatGTGTTGGgggcgtgtgcatgtgtgtgaatgagcctGTGTTGGAaggcgtgtgcatgtgtgtgaatgagcctGTGTTGGGAgtatgtgaatgagtgtgttgCATGGGGTcagcgcatgtgtgtgaatgagtgtgtgttgcgggggggtgtgcatgtgtgtgaatgagtgtgtgctgcagggggtcagcgcatgtgtgtgaatgagcctGTGTTGCGGGgggcgtgtgcatgtgtgtgaatgagcgtGTGCTGCAGGgggcgtgtgcatgtgtgtgaatgagcctGTGTTGGgggcgtgtgcacgtgtgtgaatGAGCCTGTGTTGGGGgcttgtgcacgtgtgtgaatGAGCCTGTGTTGGGGgcttgtgcacgtgtgtgaatGAGCCTGTGTTGGgggcgtgtgcacgtgtgtgaatAAGCCTGTGTTGGGGgtatgtgaatgagtgtgttgCAGGGCgtctgcgcatgtgtgtgaatgagtgtgtgttgcgggggggcgtgtgcatgtgtgtgaatgagtgtgtgttgcggggggcgtgtgcatgtatgtgaatgagtgtgtgttgcggggggcgtgtgcatgtgtgtgaataagtgtTGGTGGTCTGCTGAATGAGCTCAAAGCCACTACAACTCCAGTCATACTTAACACTGCCACCAGGTGGAGCCAAATCCACATTTTAGCTGCAGTTCTCTGGCCGTTCCCTTCAGAGGAAAATAAGCGGCTTTTCCCTTTGTCATCGTCTTGTGTGCACAAGAGCCAAACGTGGTTCTGCCTGTTCCCACCACCCCGCACAATCTTACatcttgtgcacacacacacagacacacacacacacacaatcataaatcAGGATCCATCCATCTTGGTACAACTTTACTCTCTTTATTTGGCAGACCATGGGCAGAGGTTTGTTCAGTAACAGTATCAATAAAGCAACAAACAAGTAAAGTTGCTAAAAACCTAAAATGAAGCCCCAATATCCAGTGCAGTACTATTCATTAGCTAATCAGTGAACACGTCCATCAGCCATCAGCGAATAGATAACAGCATGAATAGATAACAGCATGAACAGAACCGCTTGATCGACTGAAGCCTGTCTCCACACGATCTGGTGAAGCCCACCtagagggtttgtgtgtgtgagagcagacaGTAGCTCTCAGAGTAGGTGGTGGGAATTCTGACATCAGACCAGCTGTAGAGCattcacaccacacaaacagctgATCTTCAATCAGAATTCTACTTCTAATCCACCCTGTGttcgcgcatgtgtgtgtgtgtgtgtgtgtgtgtgtgtgtgtgtgtgtgtgttggggagggggggcagggCAGATGTGGCACAGCGTCTCAGAGGTTCATCTTCCTGAGGTACGCGGTCATGTCAAACACGGGGGGGTTCACCTTCCCACCGTGGGCGTCCTGCACGCCTTTAGCTATAATGAGAGCTgaggaacagaagagaaaagggttagggttaggcccTGCCATGTCTGTACGAGCTTCTACGGAAATGTACTCCATGTCCAACTGTATAGCACAGGTTAGTGTGTGCacttatgaatgtgtgtgtgtgtgtgtgtgtgtgtgtgtcttaccttTGCATGTCTTGCCGACGGTGAAGGGGTAAGGATGAGGTTCCTTATCTGAAGTCTTCATTTTGAGGTCCATGGTGTTCTGGCCGTCAGAGTGCAGTGCATCTCTCAGTACAGTGCACCTCCTCCCTGCTAGGGTCACGCCCTGGGCGAAGAGGGCACCACGGTCCGTTCCACACAGAGTCTTCACCTCCAAAGGCTGGGCAGAAATGAGCAAGAGCACATCTCAATACACCACTTTCATCCATacccctaccacacacacacacacacacacacacacacacacacacacacacacacacacacacgcacgttcTAACATGCAGATGGATTTTTGAAGGCCATCGcaccaccaacacacccacattcCTGCTGTGGACCTGATCATGTGCCATCATGTTCCGAGTCAGATGTAACCTGCTTTACGAAAGTCACCCCCGACACACGCGCGCGTCAGGTTCTGAACACAGGTCTGCTTTTCACATGTGAACACATTTAGGGGTTAGcgccaaccctaaccctgcacATTTAAGCACCAATACTACAGCACTGATCACAGTGAGACCGACACCCAGACAAACTGGGAGAGAAAACAATTCTTCAGGCAAAGCAATGTTACAAAACCACAGCACCAGTCAAAGAGAAAACATACTTTCCAATACAAATAAGCAACTTCCTAATGCATGTTCCtgtgctgactgtgtgtttAGATGCTAGTTAGATCAGTTATGGTTATTGGTtaagaccaaaaaaaacaaaaaaaagaaaacaaaaaaaaaaacaaattttgtaaaataaataaaatatataaataatataataattatatatatatatatatatatatatatatatatatatatatatataaaaaataaatgccacAAGAATAAGGATCACtccatattgtgtgtgtgaatctttcCTTTCTTTGTCGTTTTGTGTCATATGATGAACACATGCTtcatctccctcacacacacacacacacacacacacacacacacacacacacacacacacacacacacacacacacacacacacacacacacacacttctggtTTTTCTGCACCACAGTACCACTCGTTATTGAATGAGTCCGAGGTTCGGTAAGTTTGACAACCGACCACAACAGCCCCCTCCGTCTCATGCGACTAGCTGGTCCGCTGCTCTAAAGAAAACACCTGGGTGTTAAACTCCAGATGAGTcattaaatcaatcaatcaagcAAGCCActaatgcatgcatgcagccCGGGAGATGACGTCTTACGGGCGTGAAGGCGGAAGTGAGTTGAAGGTTCCCTCAGACCGCTGCACTTCCTACATCGCGAGCGCGCGACTTTAACTTGCATGACCAAATAAGGCGTCTTTACAGAGCTCGCGGACGGTATGAAGGAAATCTCAAGTTGGACTGCATTACAACTACATCTCGCGCTTTGGAGAAAAACGCCAACCAAATGCCGGTTTCATATACCAATAGTTCTCTTCTGAAATCAGAGTTGGCCACTTTAGACGCGAGCCTTCAGGGACACTGTAGAGGCGTCTGCACATGCACCAACCAGCGTGCACACATCACAGCAAACCTAAACAGCACGCCAACATTACGTTACCTGTTCAATAAACTTTTTCCCGGCAGAACGGTACTTTTTTGGTGCTTTTCAACCATCTGCCCTTCAAATCTCTTCCAAGACGAGCGAAACGGTGATAAACTACTTTAAATGCGGCTAACCGTGACAGCATGCAGCAAAGAAAGGAGCAAGTGAGAGGGAAAGCGCGCTCTTTGTTGCAAAAGGCACGAGAGCCTAAATCAGGACAACATCGCGCGTGCGGATCAGTCAGTGTCGCACGCATTCCACACGTTCTCACAAACGCGCGCGGCTCGGTACCGTGACGCCGCTCAGCCAGCCGCCCGCCTTGGCCGCCCAGACGGACTCCTGGCCCGGGGTGCACCCGACGATCACAGCGTCGTCGATCCACTCGCTCTTG is drawn from Electrophorus electricus isolate fEleEle1 chromosome 22, fEleEle1.pri, whole genome shotgun sequence and contains these coding sequences:
- the pfn1 gene encoding profilin-1 encodes the protein MSWDPYVDNITKSEWIDDAVIVGCTPGQESVWAAKAGGWLSGVTPLEVKTLCGTDRGALFAQGVTLAGRRCTVLRDALHSDGQNTMDLKMKTSDKEPHPYPFTVGKTCKALIIAKGVQDAHGGKVNPPVFDMTAYLRKMNL
- the eno3 gene encoding beta-enolase produces the protein MSITKILAREILDSRGNPTVEVDLYTAKGRFRAAVPSGASTGVHEALELRDGDKSRYLGKGTLKAVDHVNKDIAPKLIEKKVSVVEQEKIDKLMLELDGTENKSQFGANAILGVSLAVCKAGAMEKGVPLYRHIADLAGNKDVILPVPAFNVINGGSHAGNKLAMQEFMILPVGARCFSEAMRIGAEVYHNLKNVIKAKYGKDATNVGDEGGFAPNILENNEALELLKSAIEKAGYPDKIIIGMDVAASEFHKAGKYDLDFKSPDDPSRHITGEQLGDLYKSFIKNYPVMSIEDPFDQDDWENWTKFTGSVDIQVVGDDLTVTNPKRIQQAVEKKACNCLLLKVNQIGSVTESIQACKLAQSNGWGVMVSHRSGETEDTFIADLVVGLCTGQIKTGAPCRSERLAKYNQLMRIEEELGEKAKFAGRDFRHPKVN